In Maridesulfovibrio sp., the following proteins share a genomic window:
- a CDS encoding methyltransferase domain-containing protein: MRKTLNLISEGDFEEAQKNFDTIMKACPPKHVEKYYIQYIEAIVDKYTAAGLYAKAREICASFIPMAKKDKYDLLKMLQGKSDFLDRMENGILYENVAMPGNRVFDITMKPFSTGYLFLEHLYRPYCMQSGSTVILLKNANTLLVKDTKGFSREVEVDLDAPDEQIRTTLAITNGNHLVFTAVPKGKLGYANKNLFIFSPSWQLLHKIAMPEMFFPYGTQSVGQSFTGTICFGEYADHAPTVAIWRSDDFGLSWSNQFELPSYGRGEESQVRHFHICQPDPYIHNRWYAMTGDVDNECRLFISEDDGINWEQVKPNVILKDERLDEIKDNVLNRFLRTTSVVIKEDAIYFGTDQIFRNQHVLFCRMEKQPPFNTEISILETNQEVRSLIDLENKNFLAITQRTKPNKKADVLLINEEGYSSRFAGIDVDISGNRNHNPATSGYNSRAVLDGTAYTAVTQNRDFSPHVRALQWEIKERKNGSITCPDCDMEIQQKVLEGSFRAPYVPADNTWEVHCPNCNSRTRSRTMISFLHSLKDCPRGKTLLFAGSQREIELCSTYIASEIKNAALHERGKGSAIGYDMRYLPNVDDEEYEHVFACCVVDYIPELSMVAKEMFRILKPEGRFLFLIQPFRLQILDRAQPRVKVVSFNALSHERYNYDRDSHDGNQTNIPSCVFSMDYVVEVMIDAGFQTKVCPVWDDYSKRLDYWFEAIKR, translated from the coding sequence AACATGTCGAAAAATATTACATACAATACATAGAAGCAATCGTAGACAAATATACAGCCGCAGGACTGTATGCCAAGGCGCGTGAAATATGTGCGAGTTTCATCCCCATGGCCAAAAAAGACAAATATGATCTATTGAAAATGCTGCAGGGCAAATCTGATTTTCTGGATAGAATGGAGAATGGTATCCTCTACGAAAATGTAGCCATGCCCGGAAACCGCGTATTTGATATCACAATGAAACCGTTCAGCACGGGCTACTTGTTTTTGGAGCATCTCTATAGACCGTATTGCATGCAATCAGGCTCCACTGTCATATTACTGAAGAACGCAAACACGCTATTAGTCAAAGACACCAAAGGATTCAGCAGGGAAGTTGAGGTTGACCTTGATGCTCCTGACGAACAGATAAGAACGACTTTAGCTATAACAAACGGTAATCATCTTGTATTTACAGCTGTTCCCAAAGGTAAGCTGGGTTATGCGAATAAAAATCTTTTTATATTCAGTCCTTCATGGCAACTGTTACATAAAATAGCTATGCCGGAGATGTTTTTCCCCTATGGAACACAGTCCGTAGGACAGTCATTCACCGGGACAATTTGTTTTGGAGAATACGCCGACCACGCACCAACTGTAGCAATCTGGAGAAGTGACGACTTCGGGTTAAGTTGGTCTAATCAATTTGAACTCCCCTCATATGGCAGGGGCGAGGAAAGTCAGGTAAGGCATTTTCACATATGTCAACCTGATCCGTACATCCATAACCGCTGGTACGCCATGACCGGGGATGTAGATAATGAGTGCAGATTATTCATAAGCGAGGATGACGGCATAAACTGGGAACAGGTGAAACCCAATGTTATTCTGAAAGATGAAAGGCTGGACGAGATAAAAGATAATGTCTTAAACAGATTCCTACGGACAACATCCGTTGTTATAAAGGAAGATGCCATATATTTTGGAACCGACCAGATTTTCAGAAACCAACATGTTCTGTTCTGTAGAATGGAAAAACAGCCCCCATTCAACACAGAAATATCAATTTTAGAAACAAATCAGGAAGTACGGTCGCTTATAGATTTAGAGAATAAAAATTTTCTGGCAATAACACAGAGGACGAAACCTAACAAAAAAGCCGACGTTTTATTAATAAACGAAGAGGGTTATTCCTCCAGATTCGCCGGCATTGATGTAGATATATCCGGAAACAGAAATCACAATCCTGCAACTTCAGGATATAACAGTCGTGCCGTATTGGATGGTACAGCATATACCGCAGTTACTCAAAACCGGGACTTTTCTCCACATGTACGGGCATTGCAATGGGAAATAAAAGAAAGAAAAAACGGCTCCATAACCTGCCCGGATTGTGACATGGAAATCCAACAAAAAGTGTTGGAAGGATCATTTCGTGCCCCATACGTTCCTGCAGATAACACATGGGAAGTACATTGCCCGAACTGTAATTCCAGAACCCGTTCAAGGACAATGATCTCTTTCCTGCACAGTCTTAAGGACTGCCCCCGTGGTAAGACTCTCCTTTTTGCAGGCTCTCAAAGAGAAATTGAACTGTGCTCAACATACATTGCTTCCGAAATTAAAAATGCGGCCTTGCACGAAAGGGGAAAAGGAAGCGCAATCGGGTACGACATGCGCTACCTGCCCAATGTGGATGATGAAGAATATGAACACGTGTTTGCATGTTGTGTTGTAGACTACATTCCCGAACTTTCTATGGTCGCAAAAGAAATGTTTCGTATTTTAAAGCCGGAAGGACGTTTCCTTTTCTTAATCCAGCCCTTCAGGTTACAGATATTGGACCGAGCACAGCCGAGGGTAAAAGTGGTCAGCTTTAATGCTTTAAGCCATGAGAGATACAATTATGACCGTGACTCACACGATGGAAATCAAACCAATATACCCAGTTGTGTCTTTTCCATGGATTATGTTGTCGAAGTCATGATCGATGCCGGCTTCCAGACTAAAGTCTGCCCGGTCTGGGATGACTACAGCAAGCGCCTTGACTATTGGTTTGAAGCCATAAAAAGATGA
- a CDS encoding heparinase II/III family protein, which yields MYTASEIFKGVDSFEDAMLALSKHKIVLPYLPHDVSEASLSSFIQNFKNRANQNPLSVPIKWETEDYSLRSIYFHLNEFYILYGVLKKILDKGIPSGKLQTFENKILQVVMDFCSYDLFDAKKYSKSNIRFRWNDMATGNRVAIISYILQRVAQQGREYINEFKTISIFLRNHYEYLIDEQLWSSHSNHGLFQSYGLFNLGIFPLFRFADQARETAKERILHYFFNSLSKEGIHLEHSPGYHEFINKLLGKTLDFNFFTPQEQAYIFLDRLLKTSQFAYSWFVQPDNTLAPLGDTSRNRKPASKIFPLEGLHPAPESGYGFFKKRHQCYFIFYAAFNSRMHKHLDDLSFILWFKDIEVCTETGMYSFAGGTPDDDLKKKGFYYDDPKRIFSELSRAHNTIEIDEEPDSRLNEDIYGSGIKKIQIQEDGLVYMEGEINRHSGFIHNRKLKLNPQGWLIVVDTLDRTKAENGEEHIFDQWFTFSPTLKISPTDGPEILALKTPEQSETIHVYSLTGADADIYFGQEEPFLAGFVCANSTTLEPAPALRLRQRGTEKSIFVTLLTLVKSKSVPEVDKAGIDLVCKWQTENENWEIKI from the coding sequence ATGTATACAGCCTCCGAAATCTTCAAAGGGGTTGATTCATTTGAAGATGCCATGCTGGCTTTGTCCAAGCATAAGATAGTACTTCCCTACCTGCCCCATGATGTTTCTGAGGCAAGTTTGAGTTCTTTTATTCAAAATTTTAAAAATAGAGCAAATCAAAACCCTCTATCCGTTCCTATTAAATGGGAAACAGAGGATTACTCTCTCAGGAGTATTTATTTTCATTTAAATGAATTTTATATTCTTTACGGGGTGCTGAAAAAAATTTTGGATAAAGGGATTCCTTCAGGAAAATTGCAAACTTTTGAGAATAAAATTTTGCAAGTGGTTATGGATTTCTGCAGCTACGATCTCTTCGATGCAAAAAAATACTCAAAGTCAAACATAAGGTTCAGATGGAATGACATGGCAACCGGAAACAGAGTGGCCATTATTTCCTACATACTGCAACGAGTTGCGCAACAAGGTCGTGAGTATATAAATGAATTTAAAACTATCTCCATCTTCCTGCGTAATCACTATGAATATCTTATCGATGAGCAGCTTTGGAGCAGTCATTCGAACCATGGCCTGTTTCAATCATACGGTTTATTTAATTTAGGTATTTTTCCTCTATTCCGCTTCGCCGATCAGGCTCGTGAGACTGCAAAAGAGCGCATTCTTCATTACTTTTTTAACTCCTTATCAAAAGAAGGGATTCACCTAGAGCACAGTCCGGGATATCACGAATTCATAAATAAACTGCTCGGCAAAACTCTCGATTTTAATTTTTTTACCCCACAGGAACAAGCATATATCTTCCTTGACCGGTTGCTGAAAACTTCACAGTTTGCATACTCATGGTTTGTTCAGCCTGATAATACTTTAGCCCCATTGGGCGATACTTCCCGTAACAGAAAACCGGCATCCAAAATATTTCCGCTGGAAGGTCTCCACCCGGCTCCTGAAAGCGGTTATGGATTTTTCAAAAAAAGACATCAATGCTATTTCATTTTCTACGCTGCTTTCAACTCACGCATGCATAAGCATCTTGACGATTTATCATTTATACTTTGGTTCAAAGACATAGAAGTTTGCACCGAAACAGGGATGTATTCTTTTGCAGGGGGAACCCCGGATGATGATTTAAAGAAAAAAGGATTCTACTACGACGATCCAAAAAGAATTTTTTCTGAATTAAGCAGAGCGCACAACACAATTGAAATAGATGAAGAACCTGACTCCAGATTAAATGAGGATATATACGGATCAGGCATAAAAAAGATACAAATACAGGAAGACGGACTTGTATATATGGAAGGAGAAATAAATAGGCATTCAGGATTTATCCACAATAGGAAGCTAAAGCTTAACCCGCAAGGATGGCTTATCGTTGTAGATACTCTGGACCGGACTAAAGCTGAAAACGGCGAAGAGCATATCTTTGACCAATGGTTTACATTTTCACCGACACTGAAAATAAGTCCGACTGACGGACCTGAAATACTAGCCCTGAAGACTCCTGAACAATCTGAAACCATACATGTTTACTCGTTGACCGGTGCAGATGCGGATATTTATTTTGGGCAGGAAGAACCTTTTCTAGCAGGCTTCGTATGTGCAAACTCAACAACCCTTGAGCCGGCCCCGGCATTAAGGCTTCGACAGCGCGGTACTGAAAAGTCCATTTTTGTGACCCTGCTCACTCTTGTAAAATCCAAATCAGTCCCGGAAGTCGACAAAGCCGGCATTGACCTTGTGTGCAAATGGCAGACAGAAAATGAAAACTGGGAAATAAAAATATAA
- a CDS encoding DegT/DnrJ/EryC1/StrS family aminotransferase, which translates to MAKYDIPFGDLKGQYRKIQPEIDAAIKKVIEASAFIGGPFAREFEESFADFCAAEYCVGVGNGTDALFIALRALGIGPGDEVLVPAMTFVATGEAVSMAGAKPVFVDVDPLTGIMSAEDLCKKITPASKAVIAVHLYGCPADLNSIGKIACDNDLFLIQDAAQAHGATFDGKALSAFGDCVCYSFYPGKNLGAYGDAGAIVTQNTALAEYMRKFANHGRKGKYDHQFEGVNSRLDGIQGAVLSVKLKYLTQWTADRRAVAEIYKRELSSIEGLTLPNSESRAGHVYHLYVIRCDRRDQLQNFLTESGIATGLHYPVALPFMEAYSSYGHTPDDFPVAYEMQGTILSLPMYAELGQKKAMQVCEAVKDSYR; encoded by the coding sequence ATGGCTAAATACGATATTCCTTTTGGGGATTTAAAAGGGCAGTACCGGAAAATTCAGCCTGAAATAGATGCGGCTATTAAAAAGGTGATTGAGGCATCTGCCTTCATCGGGGGGCCTTTTGCCCGTGAGTTTGAGGAATCCTTTGCCGATTTTTGTGCTGCTGAGTACTGCGTCGGGGTCGGCAATGGAACTGATGCTCTTTTTATTGCTTTACGTGCTCTCGGGATCGGTCCCGGTGATGAAGTGCTGGTTCCGGCAATGACTTTTGTAGCAACGGGCGAGGCGGTCAGCATGGCCGGAGCAAAACCGGTTTTTGTCGATGTTGACCCGCTGACCGGGATAATGAGTGCTGAGGACCTGTGTAAAAAGATCACCCCTGCCTCAAAAGCTGTCATTGCTGTTCACCTGTACGGATGCCCTGCTGACTTAAATTCCATAGGGAAAATTGCCTGTGATAATGATCTGTTTTTAATTCAGGATGCAGCTCAGGCCCACGGCGCGACCTTTGATGGAAAGGCTCTTTCTGCTTTCGGGGACTGTGTCTGCTACAGTTTTTATCCCGGTAAAAATCTGGGTGCCTACGGGGATGCAGGAGCAATTGTAACTCAGAATACCGCTTTGGCTGAATATATGCGGAAATTCGCCAATCACGGACGTAAAGGCAAATACGATCATCAGTTTGAAGGGGTTAATTCTCGTTTGGACGGAATTCAGGGTGCAGTTCTTTCTGTGAAATTAAAATACCTGACCCAGTGGACAGCCGACCGCAGGGCTGTTGCAGAAATTTACAAGCGTGAGCTAAGTAGTATCGAAGGGCTGACATTACCGAATTCTGAAAGCCGGGCAGGGCATGTATACCACTTGTATGTAATTCGCTGTGACCGCCGGGATCAATTGCAAAATTTCCTTACCGAAAGTGGAATCGCAACAGGACTTCATTATCCGGTGGCTCTTCCGTTTATGGAAGCGTACAGCAGTTACGGACATACTCCGGATGATTTCCCCGTCGCTTATGAAATGCAGGGGACTATTCTTTCGCTGCCTATGTACGCAGAACTCGGTCAAAAGAAAGCCATGCAGGTCTGTGAAGCTGTGAAAGATTCTTACCGCTGA
- a CDS encoding DapH/DapD/GlmU-related protein, which yields MEIDISATAVIHPGVVFRGSARVEDGCIIGAPIAGYDEQPETVIGDGAVLRSHTVIYAGNLIGENFSTGNKANIRELNTIGNNVSIGTMAVVEHHVLMGDNVRLHSQSFVPEYCELEDGVWIGPNAVLTNTKYPLSPEAKAEPLPVKLGKGAIVGANATILPGVTVGTDSLIGAGSVVVKDVAPHSVVAGNPAVFISKKDELPYG from the coding sequence ATGGAAATTGATATTTCAGCAACGGCGGTTATCCATCCCGGCGTTGTTTTTCGGGGCAGTGCCAGAGTTGAGGACGGGTGCATCATCGGAGCACCTATCGCCGGATATGATGAACAGCCTGAAACGGTCATCGGAGACGGGGCCGTGCTGCGGTCCCACACAGTGATCTATGCCGGAAACCTTATCGGTGAAAATTTTTCCACCGGAAACAAGGCCAACATCCGTGAGCTGAATACCATAGGGAATAATGTAAGTATCGGGACCATGGCCGTGGTGGAGCACCATGTGCTGATGGGTGATAATGTACGCCTCCACAGTCAGTCTTTTGTCCCGGAATATTGTGAACTTGAAGATGGGGTCTGGATCGGGCCGAATGCTGTTTTGACCAATACCAAATATCCGCTTTCCCCTGAAGCTAAGGCCGAACCTTTGCCTGTAAAGCTTGGGAAGGGCGCAATTGTCGGTGCCAATGCCACCATTCTGCCGGGAGTTACAGTTGGCACTGACAGCCTGATCGGGGCTGGAAGTGTTGTGGTAAAGGATGTGGCTCCCCACTCTGTTGTAGCGGGCAACCCGGCTGTCTTTATTAGTAAAAAGGATGAGCTTCCTTATGGCTAA
- a CDS encoding Gfo/Idh/MocA family oxidoreductase has protein sequence MQNFALMGCGRIAQRYAQILADKQVQGGNIVAVCDIKEERAKNLGEKYNRPWYTDAHEMLSEMKDDIDVIAILTESGLHAKHAIEMARYGKHLVVEKPMALRLEDADAMIHVCDRAKIKLFVVKQNRFNYPVVKMREALEEGRFGKIVMGTVRVRWCRPQAYYDQDAWRGTWGMDGGVFANQASHHVDMLEWMLGEPVSVYAKSRTALVDIEVEDTGVAVITFASGAIGVVEATNATRPKDLEGSISILGEKGAVEIGGFAVNEMKTWNFETPAPGDEDVLSRYKTNPPDVYGFGHIAYLEHVVNCIEKGSPSLVDGLEGRKSLELINAIYESIETGKEVQLRFQPQRCKLGHVNGN, from the coding sequence GTGCAGAATTTTGCCTTGATGGGTTGTGGTCGCATAGCGCAGCGTTACGCTCAAATCCTTGCGGACAAGCAGGTGCAGGGGGGCAATATCGTTGCCGTTTGTGATATTAAAGAAGAGCGGGCCAAAAATCTCGGCGAGAAATATAACCGTCCTTGGTATACCGATGCACATGAAATGTTATCTGAAATGAAGGATGACATTGATGTCATTGCCATTTTGACCGAGAGCGGGCTGCATGCAAAGCATGCGATTGAAATGGCCCGGTACGGCAAACATCTTGTGGTTGAAAAGCCTATGGCTCTGCGGCTTGAAGATGCAGATGCTATGATCCATGTTTGCGACAGGGCTAAAATCAAGCTGTTCGTCGTGAAGCAGAACCGGTTTAATTACCCGGTGGTTAAAATGCGTGAGGCTCTGGAAGAAGGCCGTTTCGGCAAAATAGTCATGGGTACGGTCAGGGTTCGCTGGTGCCGTCCTCAGGCCTATTATGATCAGGACGCATGGCGAGGAACATGGGGCATGGATGGCGGGGTATTCGCCAATCAGGCCAGCCATCATGTTGATATGCTGGAGTGGATGCTCGGAGAGCCTGTATCTGTTTATGCAAAAAGCCGTACAGCCCTTGTTGATATCGAAGTTGAGGATACAGGAGTTGCTGTGATCACTTTTGCAAGCGGGGCCATCGGGGTAGTTGAGGCAACCAACGCAACGCGTCCAAAAGATCTGGAAGGTTCTATATCGATCCTCGGTGAAAAGGGGGCGGTTGAGATTGGAGGGTTTGCTGTCAATGAAATGAAGACATGGAATTTTGAAACCCCTGCTCCCGGTGATGAAGATGTTCTTTCCCGCTATAAAACCAACCCGCCGGATGTTTATGGATTCGGACATATTGCTTATCTTGAGCATGTTGTAAATTGCATTGAAAAAGGAAGTCCCTCTCTGGTGGACGGTCTTGAAGGACGCAAATCCTTGGAGCTTATCAATGCGATTTATGAATCAATTGAGACCGGGAAAGAAGTGCAGCTTCGTTTCCAGCCGCAACGCTGCAAGCTGGGGCATGTAAATGGAAATTGA